From the genome of Spirosomataceae bacterium TFI 002, one region includes:
- a CDS encoding glutaminyl-tRNA synthetase, with the protein MAEELEKSSNFIEEIIKSDLESGKHGGRVLTRFPPEPNGYLHIGHAKSICLNFGVAEKFGGKTNLRFDDTNPVAEDVEYVDSIKNDVKWLGFDWADELYASDYFDTLYAFAVKLIQEGYAYVDDSTSEEMAALKGTPTEPGKPSPFRDRSIEENLSLFEQMKDGKFPEGSKVLRAKIDMDSNNMLMRDPLIYRIKFAHHHRTGDKWCIYPMYDFAHGQSDSIETITHSVCTLEFVHHREVYDWFIEKLGIFPSKQYEFARLNLTYTIMSKRKLLQLVNENHVTGWDDPRMPTISGIRRRGYTAEAVRNFCDRIGVAKRDNLIDVGLLEFFVRDSLNKIATRVMVVTDPLKVTITGVPDDYREIGMVENNPEDDESGSREVPFTKEIYIEKDDFMENPPKKYFRLSPGGMVRLKGAYIIQCDEVVKDESGEPIELKCSIVPNSKSGEDTSGVKVKGVIHWVSASEAVPVELRIYDRLFNVEDLSKAEGDFKDHLNPDSLQVISAYAEPSLAAASLDSKYQFMRKGYYVLDQDSSADKLIFNQTVGLRDSWAKKGN; encoded by the coding sequence ATGGCTGAGGAATTAGAGAAAAGCTCAAATTTTATAGAGGAAATTATAAAAAGTGATCTTGAAAGTGGGAAGCATGGTGGGAGAGTTTTAACTCGTTTTCCTCCAGAGCCAAATGGTTACTTGCACATTGGACATGCAAAATCAATCTGTTTGAATTTTGGTGTAGCTGAGAAATTTGGTGGTAAAACCAATCTTCGTTTTGATGATACCAATCCTGTGGCAGAAGATGTAGAATATGTAGATTCAATCAAAAACGATGTAAAATGGCTAGGTTTTGATTGGGCCGATGAGTTATATGCATCAGACTATTTTGATACACTTTATGCATTCGCCGTAAAGTTGATTCAAGAAGGTTATGCTTACGTAGATGATAGTACATCAGAAGAAATGGCTGCACTGAAAGGTACACCTACTGAACCGGGTAAGCCAAGTCCGTTTCGCGACAGAAGTATCGAAGAAAATTTGAGTCTTTTTGAGCAAATGAAGGATGGGAAATTCCCTGAAGGTTCAAAAGTACTCCGTGCCAAAATTGACATGGATTCTAATAATATGCTCATGCGTGATCCTTTGATTTACAGGATCAAGTTTGCACATCACCATCGCACAGGAGATAAATGGTGTATTTATCCAATGTACGATTTTGCACATGGTCAGTCAGATTCTATAGAAACCATTACGCATTCGGTTTGTACTTTAGAGTTTGTGCATCACCGAGAAGTGTACGATTGGTTCATTGAGAAATTAGGCATTTTCCCTTCTAAACAGTACGAATTTGCAAGGTTGAATCTTACCTATACCATTATGAGTAAGCGTAAGTTGCTGCAATTGGTAAACGAGAATCATGTAACAGGTTGGGATGATCCACGCATGCCTACTATTTCGGGTATTCGTAGACGAGGTTATACTGCTGAGGCGGTTCGTAATTTCTGTGACAGAATTGGTGTAGCAAAACGTGACAATCTTATAGATGTAGGCTTGTTGGAGTTTTTTGTGAGAGATTCGTTGAACAAAATTGCCACCCGAGTAATGGTGGTTACTGATCCGCTCAAGGTAACTATTACTGGAGTTCCTGACGATTACCGTGAGATAGGAATGGTAGAAAACAATCCCGAAGACGACGAAAGTGGTTCTCGTGAAGTACCATTTACAAAAGAGATATATATCGAGAAGGACGACTTTATGGAAAATCCTCCAAAGAAATATTTCAGGCTTTCGCCAGGTGGAATGGTTAGGCTTAAAGGAGCTTACATTATCCAGTGCGATGAAGTCGTGAAAGATGAAAGCGGTGAGCCAATCGAACTAAAATGTAGTATAGTTCCTAACTCAAAAAGTGGAGAAGATACATCTGGTGTAAAGGTGAAAGGTGTAATTCACTGGGTAAGTGCAAGTGAGGCCGTTCCTGTAGAATTGAGAATTTACGATAGACTTTTCAATGTGGAAGACCTAAGTAAGGCTGAAGGAGATTTTAAAGATCACCTTAACCCAGATTCACTTCAAGTAATAAGTGCTTATGCAGAGCCTTCACTGGCTGCTGCTAGCTTAGACAGCAAATACCAATTCATGCGAAAAGGGTATTATGTGCTAGATCAGGACAGTTCAGCAGATAAATTAATTTTTAATCAAACCGTAGGATTGAGAGATAGCTGGGCAAAAAAAGGAAATTGA
- a CDS encoding L-aspartate 1-decarboxylase: protein MLVNIFKSKIHRVKITQAELNYVGSVTIDEDMLDAAGIKENERVQIVNNNNGERLETYAIKGKRGSGIVCLNGAAARKAQVGDIVIIISYAWMTPEEAANHKPKVVFPDENNRVVK from the coding sequence ATGCTAGTTAATATATTTAAGTCAAAGATTCATCGTGTTAAAATCACTCAGGCAGAGCTGAATTATGTGGGAAGTGTAACCATAGATGAAGATATGCTCGATGCCGCCGGTATCAAAGAAAACGAACGAGTTCAGATTGTGAACAACAACAATGGAGAGCGATTGGAGACATATGCGATCAAAGGAAAGCGTGGTTCCGGAATTGTGTGTTTAAATGGAGCGGCAGCTCGTAAAGCACAAGTTGGTGATATCGTCATCATTATTTCTTATGCTTGGATGACTCCAGAAGAAGCGGCAAACCACAAACCTAAAGTTGTTTTCCCAGATGAAAATAACCGTGTTGTAAAATAA
- a CDS encoding Di- or tripeptidase, giving the protein MKTYLIISLFIISASVAFAQDEKSTSVQAAYKAEIDVITADSRVQKAFDLIQANEPVTMKNLIELTEIPAPPFMEEKRGIRFAEMLKAAGVDSIWTDEVGNVLALRKGKKGGKTVVFEAHLDTVFPIETDVKVKMKGDTLYAPGIGDDTRGLSMVVTVLEAMNKAKVSTEADILFAGMVGEEGLGDLRGVKHLFKNGDRKIDAYIAIDGGDIGRINNMALGSIRYRATFNGPGGHSWGAFGLANPHHAIGKAIDYFDTAGAAFVATGPKTSYNVGVIGGGTSVNSIPFESLMEIDVRSVSPQRLLRMEEILKEQMERALNDYNKTVKKGEPLTLNLEKIGDRPSGELGENLPLILKAIAATSYFNAQPTLTRGSTDSNIPIALGIPAITIGRGGKAANAHSLDEWYLNDESGALAIKLAMLILIAEAGLH; this is encoded by the coding sequence ATGAAGACCTATCTCATTATTTCCCTTTTTATTATTTCGGCTAGCGTTGCTTTTGCTCAAGACGAAAAATCAACTAGCGTACAAGCAGCTTACAAAGCAGAAATAGATGTAATAACAGCTGATTCGAGGGTTCAAAAAGCTTTTGATCTTATTCAGGCTAATGAGCCTGTTACAATGAAAAACCTCATTGAGTTGACTGAGATTCCTGCACCACCTTTTATGGAAGAAAAAAGAGGTATTCGCTTTGCTGAAATGCTGAAAGCTGCAGGAGTAGACTCCATTTGGACTGATGAAGTTGGAAACGTATTGGCACTAAGAAAAGGCAAAAAAGGAGGTAAAACAGTTGTTTTTGAAGCCCACCTAGACACAGTCTTCCCTATAGAAACTGACGTGAAGGTAAAAATGAAAGGCGATACGCTGTATGCTCCAGGCATTGGTGACGACACGCGTGGATTGAGCATGGTCGTAACTGTGCTAGAAGCAATGAACAAAGCTAAAGTTTCAACCGAGGCCGACATCCTTTTTGCAGGAATGGTTGGCGAAGAAGGCCTTGGAGACTTAAGAGGTGTGAAACATTTATTTAAAAACGGAGATAGAAAAATAGACGCTTATATCGCTATAGATGGCGGCGACATTGGTAGAATCAATAACATGGCTTTGGGTTCAATTCGCTACAGAGCAACCTTCAATGGCCCTGGAGGACATTCTTGGGGAGCATTTGGCTTAGCCAACCCTCACCATGCGATTGGCAAGGCAATCGATTATTTCGATACTGCTGGAGCGGCCTTTGTGGCAACTGGACCTAAAACTTCTTACAATGTTGGTGTCATAGGTGGTGGCACCTCTGTGAATTCCATTCCGTTTGAATCTTTGATGGAAATAGACGTGCGTTCGGTAAGCCCACAGCGGTTATTGCGAATGGAAGAAATATTGAAAGAACAAATGGAAAGAGCTCTAAATGATTACAATAAAACTGTAAAAAAAGGAGAGCCTTTGACCCTAAACTTAGAGAAGATAGGAGATCGACCTTCTGGAGAATTGGGCGAAAACCTTCCACTTATTTTAAAAGCGATTGCAGCTACTTCTTACTTCAATGCACAGCCAACACTCACTCGCGGCTCTACCGATTCAAATATTCCAATTGCTCTGGGAATTCCAGCTATCACAATTGGACGCGGAGGCAAAGCTGCAAATGCTCATTCATTAGACGAATGGTATCTCAATGACGAAAGTGGTGCATTGGCGATCAAACTTGCAATGCTTATTCTGATTGCAGAAGCAGGCTTACATTAA
- a CDS encoding GDSL-like Lipase/Acylhydrolase → MKTLRFFLPFLFLFVIGSSYVPSQKTWVALGDSITYLNNHLNETGNRVSKGYMTIVNEEILELHYINQGHNGWTAKRIAENIEKLKIEKAELYTIFLGTNDWWAGIPAGTMADYESASGTETVAGSFRVIIDRLKSKNPNAKFILISPMQRGDFVYINSFKNNAFGSYKEKNGQSLESIANVIVEIAKYENYEAVDLYHNKKLGLKNMVKYKRLKNPETGAYQDYTYPGYVSIPFDPAKDEYPYPEDAQNMTYDGLHPSDKGNELIAKLLIQKIKSLKL, encoded by the coding sequence ATGAAGACCTTGAGATTTTTCCTACCTTTTTTATTCCTATTTGTTATCGGTTCTTCCTATGTTCCCTCACAAAAAACATGGGTGGCATTGGGGGATTCTATTACTTATCTGAATAACCATCTAAACGAAACAGGAAATAGGGTTTCGAAAGGTTATATGACTATTGTAAATGAAGAAATTCTGGAATTGCATTATATCAATCAAGGACACAATGGCTGGACTGCTAAGCGAATAGCCGAAAATATAGAAAAGCTTAAAATTGAAAAGGCAGAATTATATACCATTTTTCTAGGAACAAATGATTGGTGGGCTGGCATACCAGCCGGAACAATGGCCGACTATGAAAGTGCAAGTGGTACGGAAACAGTAGCGGGATCATTTAGGGTCATTATAGACCGCTTAAAATCTAAAAACCCGAATGCTAAATTTATCTTAATCTCCCCTATGCAACGTGGTGATTTTGTATATATCAATAGTTTTAAAAACAACGCATTTGGGTCCTACAAAGAGAAAAATGGGCAAAGCCTTGAAAGTATTGCTAACGTCATTGTAGAAATTGCAAAATATGAAAACTATGAGGCTGTTGATTTATATCACAACAAGAAATTGGGCCTCAAAAACATGGTAAAATACAAAAGGCTGAAAAATCCAGAAACTGGAGCATATCAAGATTATACTTACCCAGGGTATGTTTCAATCCCTTTTGATCCTGCCAAGGATGAATATCCTTATCCGGAAGATGCACAAAATATGACTTATGATGGACTTCATCCTTCCGACAAAGGAAATGAACTTATTGCGAAGCTCCTTATCCAAAAAATCAAAAGTTTAAAACTTTAA
- a CDS encoding zinc protease, with translation MKKLLLPLMVLALLSIHTTGDAQTKAEKKIAKYEAKLQELKEQIPPPPPPKVKELPAPVKKSSVEGITEYQLANGMKVLLFPDQSQQTITVNITYLVGSRHEGYGETGMAHLLEHMVFKGSPKHPDIPKELSDHGARPNGTTWLDRTNYFETFAANDANLNWALDLESDRMVNSFIKNEDLQTEFSVVRNEFEMGENDPSSVLMDRIISSGHVWHNYGNSTIGSREDIERVPIDRLQAFYKTYYQPDNAVLMVAGKFDPEATLKLVNDYFGPIPRPTRKLQTTYTKEPTQDGERSVVLRRVGDVQYLGAMYHVSSGTHADFGATDVLVDILKNEPTGPLYKALVESKLASSQFGYVFGLKEPGYAYFGVEVPTDKDLAKANEVFLATLDAAASMDITQADVDRAKTQTAKYLDQVTRNSEAFSKMLSEYIAKGDWRSFFLFRDAVQNVTVDDVKRVAAKYFKPSNRTFGKFLPTKTPDRVIIPAEPNIEELVKDYKGRELVAEGEVFDPSPANIDSRTIEGKFANGMEYALLPKATRGNTVAMDMTLRIGDEMSLKNMGVTDNLTASMLMMGTKNMNRQEIKDQLDKIQTTMRINGGGNSVSISLLSTKEHLPAALKILDDVLKNPTFDAEELDKMLLEQKAQIEAQLSDPMAIAGNIYRRTMSEYPKGDIRYTPTFEEQLAYVKEVNVEKLKDFHARFYGASSATVSLVGDFEKDAIEKQLNSQFGSWTSSIPFKRMATVFTPNPNKSEAVNTPDKPNALFLAGIKVQMKDTDPDYPAMVMGNYLLGGGFLNSRLAMRIRQKEGISYGVGSQFSASSLDEVGTFTTYAIYAPENAAKLEAAFVEEINKVRNEGFTEEELIAAVEGFIQGQTVSRSKDNELAGKLDNYLYLDRKVSFDAAYEDKIKNLTIDQVNATFRKYIDASKVTMVKAGDFEKKFTEKPEEAKPAGVSSGKN, from the coding sequence ATGAAAAAGCTACTTTTACCATTAATGGTATTGGCTTTGCTAAGTATCCACACAACGGGAGACGCACAGACCAAGGCCGAAAAAAAGATTGCAAAATATGAGGCGAAGCTACAAGAACTTAAGGAGCAAATACCGCCACCTCCACCTCCAAAAGTAAAAGAACTTCCTGCACCAGTAAAGAAATCGTCGGTAGAAGGAATAACTGAATACCAACTTGCAAACGGTATGAAAGTCCTACTATTTCCAGACCAGTCTCAGCAAACTATTACAGTTAATATTACCTATTTGGTAGGTTCTCGACATGAGGGTTATGGTGAAACAGGAATGGCTCACTTGTTGGAACACATGGTTTTCAAAGGCTCGCCTAAGCATCCAGATATTCCAAAGGAGCTTTCGGATCATGGTGCAAGACCCAATGGAACAACTTGGCTTGACAGAACCAATTATTTTGAAACATTTGCAGCGAATGATGCCAACCTTAATTGGGCATTAGACCTAGAGTCGGACAGAATGGTGAATAGCTTTATTAAAAATGAAGATCTTCAAACCGAGTTTTCGGTAGTAAGAAACGAATTTGAAATGGGTGAAAATGATCCAAGTAGTGTTTTGATGGATCGCATTATTTCTTCAGGGCATGTGTGGCACAACTACGGAAACTCTACCATTGGTTCAAGAGAGGATATTGAAAGAGTTCCTATTGATAGACTTCAGGCATTTTACAAAACATACTATCAGCCAGACAATGCTGTGCTTATGGTAGCTGGGAAATTTGATCCTGAGGCAACTTTAAAATTAGTAAACGATTATTTTGGACCTATTCCAAGACCAACTCGTAAACTTCAGACTACCTATACAAAAGAGCCAACTCAAGATGGAGAGCGTTCTGTGGTATTGCGTAGAGTAGGTGATGTACAATACTTAGGAGCGATGTACCATGTTTCTTCAGGAACACATGCGGACTTCGGTGCTACTGATGTATTGGTTGATATTTTAAAAAATGAACCAACTGGCCCTTTATACAAGGCATTGGTTGAAAGCAAACTGGCTTCTTCTCAATTTGGATATGTATTTGGTTTAAAAGAGCCTGGTTACGCATACTTTGGGGTAGAAGTTCCTACAGATAAGGACCTTGCAAAAGCTAATGAGGTCTTCTTAGCAACTTTAGATGCTGCTGCAAGCATGGATATTACGCAAGCGGATGTAGATAGAGCTAAAACTCAAACAGCAAAATACCTCGATCAGGTTACTAGAAATAGTGAAGCGTTTAGCAAAATGCTGAGTGAATACATTGCAAAGGGTGACTGGAGAAGCTTCTTTTTATTCCGTGATGCAGTTCAAAATGTTACTGTAGATGACGTAAAACGTGTGGCTGCAAAATACTTCAAGCCATCTAATCGTACTTTTGGAAAGTTTTTACCTACCAAAACCCCAGACCGTGTGATCATTCCTGCCGAGCCTAATATTGAGGAATTGGTGAAAGACTACAAAGGAAGAGAATTAGTAGCCGAAGGTGAGGTTTTTGATCCATCTCCAGCAAATATTGACAGCCGTACCATAGAAGGTAAGTTTGCCAATGGAATGGAATATGCCCTGTTGCCAAAAGCAACTCGTGGTAATACTGTGGCAATGGATATGACACTCAGGATTGGTGATGAAATGAGCCTTAAGAATATGGGAGTTACTGATAATTTGACTGCTTCCATGTTGATGATGGGTACCAAAAACATGAATCGCCAAGAAATCAAAGATCAGTTGGACAAAATTCAGACTACTATGAGGATCAATGGTGGAGGTAATAGCGTTAGCATTTCTTTATTAAGTACCAAAGAGCACTTGCCAGCAGCACTTAAGATTTTGGACGATGTATTGAAGAACCCAACATTTGATGCAGAAGAATTGGACAAAATGCTACTTGAGCAAAAAGCCCAAATAGAAGCTCAGTTGAGTGACCCTATGGCAATTGCAGGTAATATTTACAGAAGAACAATGAGTGAGTACCCAAAAGGAGATATCCGCTATACACCAACTTTTGAGGAGCAATTAGCATATGTAAAAGAAGTGAACGTTGAGAAATTGAAAGATTTCCACGCTAGATTTTACGGAGCATCTTCAGCAACAGTTTCACTTGTAGGTGATTTTGAAAAAGACGCCATAGAAAAGCAATTGAATAGCCAGTTTGGATCTTGGACAAGTTCAATTCCATTCAAAAGAATGGCGACAGTATTTACACCAAACCCAAATAAGTCGGAAGCAGTAAATACACCTGATAAGCCCAATGCATTGTTCTTGGCAGGGATTAAGGTGCAAATGAAAGATACTGATCCTGATTATCCAGCGATGGTGATGGGCAACTACTTGCTTGGTGGAGGTTTCTTGAATAGCCGCTTGGCAATGAGAATCCGTCAGAAAGAAGGAATTAGTTATGGTGTGGGTTCTCAGTTTTCTGCTTCTTCGCTTGATGAGGTTGGAACATTTACCACATATGCAATCTATGCTCCCGAAAACGCGGCTAAGTTAGAGGCAGCATTTGTAGAGGAAATAAACAAAGTACGTAACGAAGGTTTCACAGAAGAGGAATTGATAGCTGCTGTTGAAGGCTTTATTCAAGGACAAACTGTCTCAAGATCAAAAGACAATGAATTGGCTGGGAAGTTAGATAATTACCTTTATTTAGATCGAAAAGTGAGTTTCGATGCAGCATATGAAGACAAGATCAAAAACCTTACGATTGATCAAGTAAATGCCACTTTCCGCAAGTATATTGATGCCAGCAAAGTAACGATGGTAAAAGCTGGGGATTTCGAAAAGAAATTTACAGAAAAGCCAGAGGAAGCAAAACCTGCCGGTGTATCTTCAGGGAAGAATTAA
- a CDS encoding Type VI protein secretion system component Hcp (secreted cytotoxin): MKMTFVKLSFILLFLTSFETISQSGIILPHGIKVPEVTDLDQVVSPVEGMMVYSELQKSLYLRKAESWEILSEAIPNSDAHIFLEIADVVPDLYDEAVSAGVHSSESKILDIDFSILRKMGTQSSVSAVFKFKKKVGRSSLIISKSIIQNINYPELVFTFYVRNPNTLTDIPYYRYTLENVIFIADQIIGPHPELSTLVQSSPQKKPKSLIEEVQIAFESIEIEDLVNNTSFQHTFNYAN; this comes from the coding sequence ATGAAAATGACCTTTGTTAAACTCAGCTTTATATTGCTATTTCTCACCAGTTTTGAGACAATTTCTCAGTCAGGAATCATTCTACCACATGGAATTAAGGTACCTGAGGTGACAGACCTTGACCAAGTAGTTTCCCCAGTAGAAGGTATGATGGTTTACAGTGAATTACAAAAGAGTCTATATTTGAGAAAAGCCGAATCTTGGGAAATATTGAGCGAAGCCATACCAAATAGTGATGCTCATATATTTCTTGAAATCGCCGATGTTGTACCTGACTTGTATGATGAAGCAGTTTCAGCAGGAGTTCACAGTTCAGAATCTAAAATTCTTGACATTGATTTTAGTATTTTAAGAAAAATGGGGACACAAAGTTCGGTTTCAGCGGTTTTTAAATTTAAAAAGAAAGTAGGTAGAAGTTCATTAATCATTAGTAAATCGATCATTCAAAATATAAACTACCCCGAACTAGTATTCACATTTTATGTAAGAAACCCCAACACACTTACAGACATTCCTTATTATAGATATACTTTGGAAAATGTGATATTTATTGCAGATCAAATTATCGGCCCTCATCCTGAATTAAGCACTTTAGTGCAAAGTTCCCCACAAAAAAAGCCTAAAAGCTTAATAGAAGAGGTTCAGATTGCTTTTGAAAGCATTGAAATTGAAGATCTCGTGAATAACACATCATTCCAGCATACTTTCAATTATGCCAACTAA
- a CDS encoding hypothetical protein (non-canonical start codon;~manually curated), whose translation MSRPKNKTELLELGKANFEKLIAFVDSLSDDEQGLDFPPGTLNRNIRDVLMHLHHWHLMMEDWYTQGKVGEKPIIPAKGYTWKTLPSLNNWIREKYKEVSLYEAKLSLKISFNQIREIITSISDPDLFEKKKYAWTGTTSMGAYFISATSSHYDWALKLIKKAKKT comes from the coding sequence ATTTCAAGACCCAAAAATAAAACTGAATTACTTGAGTTGGGTAAAGCTAACTTCGAGAAGCTCATTGCTTTTGTAGATAGTTTGAGCGATGACGAACAAGGTCTGGACTTTCCCCCAGGGACATTGAATCGCAACATAAGAGATGTCTTGATGCATTTACATCATTGGCATTTGATGATGGAAGACTGGTATACACAAGGAAAGGTAGGCGAAAAACCTATAATTCCTGCAAAAGGCTACACTTGGAAAACCCTTCCCAGTTTAAACAATTGGATAAGAGAAAAATACAAAGAAGTTAGTTTGTACGAAGCAAAGCTGAGCTTGAAAATTAGTTTTAATCAAATAAGAGAAATTATAACTTCTATTTCTGATCCAGACCTTTTTGAGAAGAAAAAATACGCATGGACCGGAACAACTTCCATGGGAGCATACTTTATTTCAGCTACTTCCAGCCACTATGATTGGGCTTTAAAGTTGATCAAAAAAGCAAAGAAAACTTAA
- a CDS encoding Protein N-acetyltransferase, RimJ/RimL family, translating into MEIYDTDRLVLKPTTEEDSNFILELMNTAKWQKFIGDRGVRTVKDAEKYISDNYVLQRERLGYSTFTVIRKIDEKKLGVVGLYDRAGLEGIDLGFAFLEKNEGQGYAFEASKMLVELSFNKFGLSELKAITNTDNLASQKLLVKLGFIKNGLVQLNSESPKVLLYTLHKQL; encoded by the coding sequence GTGGAGATTTACGATACAGACAGGTTAGTACTTAAACCAACAACTGAAGAGGACTCCAACTTTATTTTGGAGTTGATGAACACCGCTAAATGGCAAAAGTTTATCGGTGATAGAGGAGTACGTACAGTAAAAGATGCGGAGAAGTATATAAGTGACAATTACGTCCTTCAAAGAGAGCGGTTGGGGTATTCTACTTTTACCGTTATACGAAAAATAGATGAAAAAAAGTTAGGTGTTGTTGGTTTGTACGACCGAGCAGGTTTGGAAGGTATTGACCTTGGCTTTGCATTTTTAGAGAAAAATGAAGGGCAAGGATATGCTTTTGAAGCAAGTAAAATGCTTGTAGAATTGTCTTTTAATAAATTCGGATTAAGTGAATTAAAAGCAATTACAAATACTGATAATTTAGCTTCACAAAAGCTCTTAGTTAAATTGGGTTTTATTAAAAATGGACTTGTTCAGCTTAATAGCGAAAGCCCAAAAGTCCTTTTATATACTTTACATAAGCAGCTCTAG
- a CDS encoding NAD(P)-dependent dehydrogenase, short-chain alcohol dehydrogenase family yields MKTKTVLITGATSGVGFATAKALASRGFNVVLLARNEEKVNKTVALLKKLAPEASIDFVLGDLSDLASIKSAAAAFQAKYNTLDVLINNAGGIFDTYEKTKDGFEWGFQVNHLGHYYLTKLLKKELLSSTEPRVINLSSEAHKMGKFDIENLNCEKKFSGWGQYGSTKLMNILFTKGLVENFENINAYAVHPGVVKTGFGANNGGLLKYFSWMPFLITPEQGAETSVHLATAPISELKNGYYYKKSKPAAIAKNGIDHNYRDQLWDVSKKLLKSKGFVV; encoded by the coding sequence ATGAAAACTAAAACCGTTTTAATCACTGGAGCAACTTCTGGAGTTGGATTTGCAACTGCAAAAGCATTGGCTTCAAGAGGCTTCAATGTCGTATTATTAGCTCGCAATGAGGAAAAAGTAAACAAAACAGTAGCTCTGTTAAAGAAACTAGCCCCAGAAGCTAGCATTGACTTTGTACTAGGAGACTTGAGTGATTTGGCTAGCATAAAATCAGCTGCAGCGGCCTTTCAAGCAAAGTATAACACATTGGATGTTCTTATAAATAATGCAGGAGGTATTTTTGACACTTATGAAAAAACCAAAGATGGTTTTGAATGGGGATTTCAGGTCAACCATTTAGGGCATTATTACCTAACTAAATTACTTAAGAAAGAGCTTTTGTCTTCTACAGAGCCAAGGGTCATCAATCTTTCATCTGAGGCTCACAAAATGGGTAAATTCGATATTGAGAATTTAAACTGTGAGAAGAAGTTTAGTGGTTGGGGACAGTACGGAAGCACAAAACTTATGAACATCTTATTTACGAAAGGCTTGGTTGAAAATTTTGAAAACATAAACGCGTACGCAGTTCATCCTGGAGTTGTAAAAACAGGCTTTGGAGCAAATAATGGCGGTTTGCTAAAGTATTTCTCTTGGATGCCATTTTTGATCACTCCAGAGCAAGGAGCAGAAACATCAGTTCACTTAGCAACTGCACCAATAAGTGAACTGAAAAACGGATACTATTACAAAAAATCAAAACCTGCAGCAATTGCCAAAAACGGCATTGATCACAACTACCGCGACCAATTATGGGATGTCTCTAAAAAGCTTTTGAAGAGTAAGGGGTTTGTGGTGTGA
- a CDS encoding Glycosyl hydrolases family 43 — MKKLIPFLLLGLSLSSCRSAYIFSYFQDNGQDGLHLAYSEDGLKYTALNNNESYLTPMVGEDKLMRDPCIIQGPDGLFHMVWTVSWKEKGIGYANSTDLKNWSPQRYIPVMEHEESAMNCWAPEITYDPDNKEYMIYWATTIPEKFTETKLSGDNKNNHRMYYVTTSDFVNFSDTKLLIDPGFNCIDATIQKIDNEWVMFLKNETKIPVAEKNIVVGKSQKLTGPYTIDRNPISENWVEGPTYTKTKLGHTLIFDGYTRHQMEGIASADLKTWRSIKDEISFPKGTRHGTIFKVKKKVLKGLLGI, encoded by the coding sequence ATGAAAAAGCTAATTCCATTTTTACTTTTAGGCCTATCTCTTTCTTCTTGCCGATCGGCTTACATCTTTTCCTATTTTCAAGACAATGGACAGGATGGTTTACATCTTGCTTACAGTGAGGATGGACTAAAATACACAGCACTTAATAATAACGAGTCTTACCTCACACCTATGGTAGGAGAAGATAAACTCATGCGTGATCCATGCATCATACAAGGGCCTGATGGCTTATTTCATATGGTTTGGACGGTGAGTTGGAAAGAAAAAGGAATAGGATACGCAAACTCAACTGACTTGAAAAATTGGAGTCCTCAAAGGTACATACCTGTAATGGAACACGAAGAAAGTGCGATGAATTGCTGGGCACCTGAAATCACCTATGACCCAGACAATAAAGAATACATGATTTATTGGGCAACTACTATTCCTGAAAAATTCACGGAAACTAAGCTCAGTGGGGACAATAAAAACAATCACAGAATGTACTATGTCACTACTAGCGATTTTGTAAATTTCAGTGATACAAAATTACTTATCGACCCTGGTTTCAATTGCATAGATGCCACTATTCAGAAAATTGACAACGAATGGGTTATGTTCTTAAAAAATGAAACAAAAATCCCTGTTGCCGAAAAAAACATAGTAGTAGGAAAGTCCCAAAAGCTAACTGGTCCATATACAATAGACAGAAATCCTATTTCTGAAAACTGGGTAGAAGGCCCTACTTATACAAAAACAAAGCTTGGTCATACGCTCATTTTTGATGGATATACTCGCCATCAAATGGAAGGAATTGCATCTGCAGATTTAAAAACTTGGAGAAGTATCAAAGATGAAATCTCTTTCCCAAAAGGAACACGACACGGTACAATCTTTAAAGTCAAAAAGAAAGTATTAAAAGGTTTGTTGGGAATTTAG